The proteins below come from a single Branchiostoma floridae strain S238N-H82 chromosome 5, Bfl_VNyyK, whole genome shotgun sequence genomic window:
- the LOC118416394 gene encoding chromatin modification-related protein eaf-1-like encodes MSGNVEMRKERTKKNSQERGENTTPPISSQDTSPQPPSSGKLSPQPPIDDPDPRSVTDVSQSAQAEQIRQTYTKEAVDSHTNKELEEEAEEEESELGRLLREFEKDLQRVESRMQVLDDWLSDEDEEEAEEEKAEVDILVGEADMDLQRVVQAEAQQGAAQMATTMVHEVQAEAQQGAAQMATTMVHEVQAEAQQGAAQMATTMVHEVQAEAQQGAAQMATTMVHEVQAEAQQGAAQMATTMVHEVQAEAQQGAAQMATTMVHQVQAEAQQGAAQMATTMVHQVQAEAQQGAAQLDTTMVHQVQAEAQQGAAQMDTTMDHQVQAEAQQGAAQMATTMVHQVQAEAQQGAAQVDTTMDHQVQAEAQQGAAQVDTTMDHQVQAEAQQGAAQMATTMDHQVQAEAQQGAAQMDTVMVHQVLDEMEKLKPPSCTLCYSKNHLQQSDQETDVLQYFPSFHGTKEEQLQEELEQMEFMKNEAQCQLEHEMEKNQKLQEQLDSVSGVVNELNDSLRQTTRTLESQQAAHWEAEDQLKKKLRESQEKLDCTNKGIYSADERLCSMDVVMNLQMKELSEQGAYLEALRRKYIRLREEHNNMININNRKADITIQELQAALQHAYSYLGPLSNKHRTLAITKASIISIEPFSKQRLAVSAPEVFSLEPPSSQCLLDHVTNLKLQPTRCNGGGDLELDAFEVVRLESELVAERLLLEDLTHANKSLKEDLDKAQKKYSTTRADLLNKDNEIKDLHTQLECLKKELDTAQKK; translated from the exons ATGTCTGGAAATGTAGAGATGAGGAAGGAGAGAACCAAGAAGAACAGCCAGGAGAGAGGGGAGAACACCACC CCCCCAATCAGCAGTCAAGACACCTCCCCCCAGCCCCCCAGCAGTGGCAAGCTTTCCCCCCAGCCCCCCATCGATGACCCCGACCCCCGGTCGGTAACAGATGTGAGCCAGTCTGCACAG GCAGAACAGATCAGGCAGACTTACACTAAGGAGGCAGTAGACAGCCA CACCAACAAAGAGCTTGAGGAAGAGGCAGAAGAGGAGGAATCCGAATTGGGCCG ACTTCTTCGTGAGTTCGAGAAGGACCTTCAGAG AGTGGAAAGCCGAATGCAAGTACTTGATGACTGGCTGTctgatgaagatgaggaggaggcAGAAGAGGAGAAGGCAGAAGTAGATAT CCTCGTAGGTGAAGCGGACATGGACCTTCAGAG AGTG GTGCAGGCTGAGGCACAGCAGGGAGCTGCACAGATGGCCACAACAATGGTGCATGAGGTGCAGGCTGAGGCACAGCAGGGAGCTGCACAGATGGCCACAACAATGGTGCATGAGGTGCAGGCTGAGGCACAGCAGGGAGCTGCACAGATGGCCACAACAATGGTGCATGAGGTGCAGGCTGAGGCACAGCAGGGAGCTGCACAGATGGCCACAACGATGGTGCATGAGGTGCAGGCTGAGGCACAGCAGGGAGCTGCACAGATGGCCACAACGATGGTGCATGAGGTGCAGGCTGAGGCACAGCAGGGAGCTGCACAGATGGCCACAACAATGGTGCATCAGGTGCAGGCTGAGGCACAGCAGGGAGCTGCACAGATGGCCACAACAATGGTGCATCAGGTGCAGGCTGAGGCACAGCAGGGAGCTGCACAGTTGGACACAACAATGGTGCATCAGGTGCAGGCTGAGGCACAGCAGGGAGCTGCACAGATGGACACAACAATGGACCATCAGGTGCAGGCTGAGGCACAGCAGGGAGCTGCACAGATGGCCACAACGATGGTGCATCAGGTGCAGGCTGAGGCACAGCAGGGAGCTGCACAGGTGGACACAACAATGGACCATCAGGTGCAGGCTGAGGCACAGCAGGGAGCTGCACAGGTGGACACAACAATGGACCATCAGGTGCAGGCTGAGGCACAGCAGGGAGCTGCACAGATGGCCACAACAATGGACCATCAGGTGCAGGCTGAGGCACAGCAGGGAGCTGCACAAATGGACACAGTGATGGTGCATCAGGTGCTGGATGAAATGGAGAAGCTTAA ACCTCCCTCCTGCACCTTGTGTTACAGCAAGAACCATCTTCAGCAGTCTGACCAGGAAACTGACGTGCTGCAGTACTTCCCAAGCTTCCATGGAACCAAGGAGGAGCAGCTACAGGAAGAGCTGGAGCAGATGGAGTTCATGAAGAATGAGGCACAGTGCCAGCTGGAGCACGAGATGGA GAAGAACCAGAAACTGCAAGAACAGTTGGACAG TGTCTCTGGTGTGGTCAATGAACTGAATGATTCCCTGCGCCAAACAACAAG GACACTTGAATCCCAACAGGCAGCCCACTGGGAGGCAGAAGACCAACTAAAGAA GAAACTCCGAGAGAGCCAGGAGAAGTTGGATTG TACCAACAAGGGCATCTACAGTGCCGACGAGCGATTATGTTCCATGGACGTGGT TATGAACCTTCAGATGAAAGAGCTGTCGGAGCAGGGTGCGTATCTTGAGGCGTTGAGGAGGAAGTACATAAGACTACGGGAAGAGCACAACAACATgatcaacatcaacaacaggAAGGCAGACAT AACTATCCAGGAACTCCAGGCCGCACTTCAGCATGCGTACAG CTACCTCGGGCCCCTGAGCAACAAACACCGGACACTTGCAATAACGAAGGCCAGCATCATCTCCATTGAGCCCTTCTCCAAACAAAGGCTCGCTGTTTCAGCGCCCGAAGTGTTCTCCTTGGAACCCCCCTCCTCTCAGTGCCTGTTGGATCATGTGACCAACCTGAAGCTGCAGCCCACTAG gtgcAATGGTGGTGGCGACTTGGAGCTGGATGCATTTGAGGTAGTCCGCCTGGAGTCAGAGCTGGTAGCAGAGCGGCT GCTCCTTGAAGACTTGACCCATGCGAATAAGAG CTTGAAAGAAGACCTGGACAAGGCGCAGAAGAA ATACAGCACCACAAGGGCAGATCTCCTGAACAAGGACAACGAGATCAAAGATCTTCACACACAGCTAGAATG CCTAAAGAAAGAACTCGACACAGCACAGAAAAAGTAA